Proteins encoded by one window of Scatophagus argus isolate fScaArg1 chromosome 8, fScaArg1.pri, whole genome shotgun sequence:
- the dip2ba gene encoding disco-interacting protein 2 homolog B-A isoform X1 has protein sequence MADRGVDLSALPKEVRDQLAELDLELSEGDITQKGYEKKKAKLLASYIQHLPNVDLSLPDVQLSPGHSADPSPSPEAPGPSTSSASRHHRAHRSGGARDERYRSDIHTEAVQAALAKHKEEKMALPMPTKRRSAFVQSPIDTCTPPDTSSASEDEGSLRRKAAFSAVLAQSLQSPDYWINRSVQSSSTSSSASSTLSHGEPKTQPQPQLQPAASVLADVLAHTRIENSVPPDVTSSTPQERGSRVDLPPAVRGMSRGQSRSSMLDTADGKRKGVPVNSRVSTKIQQLLNTLKRPKRPPLSEFFVDDSEEIVEVPQPDPNTPKPEGRQIIPVKGEPLGVVSNWPPALQAALARWGATQAKSPALTALDITGKPLYTLTYGKLWSRSLKLAYTLLNKLGTKTEPVLQPGDRVALVYPNSDPGMFWVAFYGCLLAEVIPVPIEVPLSRQDAGSQQIGFLLGSCGVSLALTSEVCLKGLPKTPNGEIIQFKGWPRMRWVVTDTKYLTKPSKDWQPHIPTANTDTAYIEYKASKEGTVMGVAVSKISMLTHCQALTQACNYCEGETLVNVLDCKKDMGLWHGVLTSVMNRIHTITVPYAVMKACPMSWVQRVHIHKARVALVKCRDLHWAMMAHKDQKDTNLSSIRMLIVADGANPWSVSSCDAFLNVFQSHGLKPEVICPCATSPEALTVAIRRPGARGAPLPARAILSMGGLSHGVIRVNTEDKNSALTVQDVGHIMPGALMCIVKPDGPPQLCKTDEIGEIVINSRAGGTMYYGLPGVTKNTFEVIPVNQAGAPIGEIPFTRTGLLGFVGPGSLVFVVGKIEGLLMVSGRRHNADDLVATALAVEPVKTVYRGRIAVFSVTVFYDERIVIVAEQRPDASEEDSFQWMSRVLQAIDSIHQVGLYCLALVPANTLPKTPLGGIHICETKQNFLEGNLHPCNILMCPHTCVTNLPKPRQKQPVDVGPASMLVGNLVAGKRIAQAIGRELGVVEDQDLIRKHQFLSEALQWRAQTDPDHVLYVLLNAKGVAVCTATCAQLHKRAEKITATLMERGGLNTGDNVVLLYPPGVDLIAAFYGCLYAGVIPVTVRPPHPQNLAATLPTVRMIIDVSKAACILTTQPLMRILRSREAAATVNVKTWPTIIDTDDLPRKRPPHIYKPPTAEMLAYLDFSVSTTGMLTGVKMSHAAVSTLCRSIKLQCELYSSRQIAICLDPYCGLGFVLWCLSSVYSGHQSILIPPLELESSLPLWLSTLSQYKIRDTFCSYSVMELCTKGLGTQTEMLKARGLNLSCVRSCVVVAEERPRLALTQSFSKLFKDLGLSPRAVSTAFGSRVNLAICLQGTAGPDPSTVYVDMKSLRHDRVRLVERGAPQSLPLMESGTILPGVRVIIVNPETRGPLGDSHLGEIWVSSAHSASGYYTIYGEESLQADHFNTRLSFGEPQTLWARTGYLGFIKRTELLDASGDRHDALFVVGSLDETLELRGLRYHPIDIETSVSRAHRSIAESAVFTWTNLLVVVAELSGSEQEALDLVPLVTNVVLEEHHLIVGVVVIVDPGVIPINSRGEKQRMHLRDSFLADQLDPIYVAYNM, from the exons GTGACATCACGCAGAAGGGCtatgagaagaagaaagccaAGCTGCTGGCTTCCTACATCCAACATTTGCCAA ATGTGGATCTGTCTCTGCCAGATGTACAACTCTCCCCGGGCCACAGTGCCGACCCCAGCCCGAGTCCTGAGGCCCCGGGCCCCTCCACATCTTCCGCCTCCAGACACCACCGTGCACACCGCAGTGGAGGGGCCAGGGACGAGCGCTACAGATCAG ACATCCACACAGAGGCTGTACAGGCAGCACTGGCCAAACACAAGGAAGAGAAGATGGCACTGCCCATGCCAACCAAGAGACGCTCAGCCTTTGTCCAGTCTCCCATAGATACCTGCACACCTCCAG acACATCTTCTGCATCAGAGGATGAAGGCTCACTGCGTAGAAAAGCAGCTTTCAGCGCTGTGCTCGCCCAAAGCCTGCAGAGCCCTGATTACTGGATCAACCGTTCCGTCCAAAGCTCCTCCACATCCTCATCTGCTTCCTCCACCCTCTCCCATGGAGAGCCTAAGACCCAGCCACAGCCCCAGCTCCAacctgctgcttctgtgttgGCTGATGTACTAGCCCACACGCGCATAG AAAACAGTGTCCCCCCAGATGTGACATCCTCCACTCCCCAAGAGAGAGGGTCCAGGGTGGACCTGCCTCCAGCAGTCAGGGGCATGAGCCGTGGACAGAGCCGCTCCAGCATGCTGGATACAGCTGATG gaaaaagaaaag GCGTGCCTGTCAATAGCAGGGTGTCCACCAAGATCCAGCAGCtgttaaacacactgaaacGGCCGAAAAGACCGCCACTCAGCGAATTCTTTGTTGATGACTCTGAGGAGATAGTAGAAG TGCCCCAGCCAGACCCCAACACCCCGAAACCAGAGGGACGTCAGATCATCCCTGTGAAAGGGGAGCCCCTTGGAGTGGTCAGTAACTGGCCTCCTGCCCTGCAGGCTGCCCTGGCCCGCTGGGGAGCCACCCAGGCCAAGAGCCCAGCCCTCACTGCTCTGGATATCACTGGCAAACCCCTCTACACACTAACATATG GCAAACTATGGAGTCGCAGTCTGAAATTGGCCTATACACTGCTGAACAAACTGGGCACCAAAACAGAACCTGTCCTGCAACCTGGAGATCGG gTGGCACTGGTGTATCCAAACAGTGACCCTGGTATGTTCTGGGTGGCTTTCTATGGCTGCCTGTTAGCGGAAGTCATCCCTGTGCCCATTGAGGTACCACTGTCACGACAG GATGCAGGCAGCCAGCAGATTGGCTTCCTGTTGGGCAGCTGTGGTGTTAGTCTGGCACTGACCAGTGAGGTGTGTCTCAAAGGGCTGCCGAAGACACCAAACGGAGAGATCATCCAGTTCAAAG GATGGCCAAGGATGAGATGGGTAGTGACGGACACCAAGTACCTGACCAAACCATCCAAAGACTGGCAGCCTCACATCCCCACCGCCAACACTGACACTGCCTACATAGAG TACAAAGCAAGTAAGGAGGGGACAGTGATGGGAGTCGCCGTGTCCAAGATCTCCATGCTGACCCACTGTCAAGCTCTGACACAGGCCTGTAACTACTGTGAAG GGGAGACACTGGTCAATGTGTTGGACTGCAAGAAGGATATGGGCCTGTGGCATGGCGTCTTGACG AGTGTCATGAACAGAATCCACACCATCACAGTGCCATATGCTGTTATGAAAGCATGTCCCATGTCCTGGGTGCAGAGGGTCCACATTCACAAAG CACGTGTGGCCTTGGTGAAGTGCCGTGATCTCCACTGGGCCATGATGGCCCACAAGGACCAGAAGGACACTAACCTGTCCTCTATACGTATGCTTATTGTGGCTGATGGAGCAAACCCAT GGTCCGTGTCGTCGTGTGATGCCTTCCTGAATGTGTTTCAGTCTCATGGTCTGAAGCCTGAGGTGATCTGTCCATGTGCCACCTCTCCCGAGGCCCTGACTGTGGCCATACGCAG gccTGGTGCACGAGGAGCTCCACTACCAGCCAGAGCCATCCTGTCCATGGGCGGGCTGAGCCACGGAGTGATCAGGGTGAACACAGAGGACAAGAACTCCGCTCTCACTGTTCAGGATGTGGGCCATATCATGCCCGGAG ctctGATGTGCATCGTGAAACCAGATGGGCCTCCACAGCTGTGCAAGACAGATGAAATAGGAGAGATTGTGATCAACTCTCGGGCTGGAGGCACCATGTACTACGGCCTGCCTGGTGTCACCAAGAACACGTTCGAG GTGATCCCTGTCAACCAAGCTGGAGCACCCATAGGAGAAATTCCCTTCACTCGGACTGGTCTGCTTGGCTTTGTTGGACCA GGCAGCCTGGTGTTTGTTGTTGGGAAGATTGAGGGGCTGCTGATGGTGAGCGGGCGCCGCCACAACGCTGACGACCTGGTGGCCACCGCGCTGGCAGTGGAGCCTGTCAAAACAGTTTACAGGGGGAG GATTGCTGTGTTCTCAGTGACGGTGTTTTATGATGAGAGGATAGTGATTGTGGCAGAGCAGAGACCTGACGCCAGCGAGGAGGACAGCTTCCAGTGGATGAGTCGAGTACTGCAG GCCATTGACAGTATCCATCAGGTGGGCTTGTACTGCCTCGCACTTGTCCCAGCCAACACCCTCCCAAAGACGCCTCTTGGGGGCATACACATCTGTGAAACCAAGCAGAACTTTCTGGAGGGAAACCTACACCCTTGTAATATCCTCATGTGCCCGCACACCTGTGTAACCAATCTGCCTAAGCCACGACAGAAACAGCCGG TGGATGTCGGCCCTGCTTCTATGCTGGTTGGCAACTTGGTGGCAGGGAAACGGATCGCCCAGGCTATAGGCAGAGAGCTGGGTGTGGTAGAGGACCAGGATCTGATCCGAAAG CACCAGTTCCTGTCTGAAGCTCTGCAATGGAGAGCTCAAACAGACCCAGACCATGTCCTGTATGTGCTGCTCAACGCCAAG GGCGTGGCAGTGTGCACAGCGACGTGTGCTCAGCTGCacaagagagcagagaaaatcacAGCTACTTTAATGGAGAGAGGAGGCCTCAACACAGGAGACAATGTGGTGCTGCTTTATCCCCCag GTGTTGACCTGATTGCTGCCTTCTACGGCTGCCTCTATGCAGGTGTCATCCCTGTGACAGTGAGGCCGCCTCACCCACAGAACCTGGCTGCTACTCTCCCCACCGTCCGCATGATCATCGAC GTGAGCAAAGCAGCCTGCATCCTCACCACTCAGCCTCTCATGAGGATCCTCAGGTCCAGGGAGGCTGCTGCCACTGTCAACGTCAAGACGTGGCCCACCATCATCGATACAG ATGATCTCCCCAGAAAGCGGCCCCCACACATTTATAAGCCCCCTACAGCTGAGATGCTGGCCTATCTGGACTTCAGTGTGTCCACCACAGGCATGTTGACTGGAGTCAAG ATGTCTCATGCTGCAGTCAGTACTTTGTGCCGCTCCATTAAACTGCAGTGTGAGCTGTACTCCTCACGCCAAATAGCCATCTGCCTGGACCCATACTGTGGCCTGGGATTTGTCCTGTGGTGCCTctccag tgtttactCAGGTCACCAGTCCATCCTTATCCCCCCTCTGGAACTGGAGagctctctgcctctgtggcTGAGCACGCTCAGTCAGTACAAGATCAGAGACACCTTCTGCTCCTACTCGGTCATGGAGCTCTGCACCAAAGGCCTGGGCACCCAGACGGAGATGCTGAAG GCGCGTGGTCTGAATCTGTCGTGTGTCCGGAGCTGTGTGGTCGTCGCAGAGGAGCGTCCTCGCCTCGCTCTCACGCAGTCCTTCTCCAAACTCTTCAAAGACCTCGGCTTGTCTCCGCGCGCCGTCAGCACCGCCTTCGGCTCCAGGGTCAACCTGGCCATCTGCCTGCAG GGGACCGCTGGACCAGACCCCTCCACTGTCTATGTTGACATGAAGTCTCTGCGCCACGACAG GGTGAGGCTGGTGGAACGAGGAGCGCCGCAGAGTCTTCCACTCATGGAGTCAGGCACT ATCCTTCCGGGAGTTAGGGTCATCATAGTCAACCCAGAAACCAGAGGCCCGCTGGGAGATTCACATCTTGGGGAG atCTGGGTAAGCAGTGCTCACAGTGCCAGTGGCTACTACACCATCTATGGGGAGGAGAGCCTGCAGGCAGATCATTTCAACACCAGACTCAGCTTTGGGGAGCCCCAGACTCTGTGGGCTAGGACGGGCTACCTCGGCTTCATCAAGAGGACTGAGCTACTGGATGCAAGCGGAG ATCGTCATGATGCCTTGTTTGTGGTGGGCTCCCTCGATGAAACGTTGGAGTTGAGGGGGTTACGCTATCACCCCATTGACATCGAGACGTCTGTGTCCCGAGCCCACCGCAGCATTGCAGAAAG TGCCGTGTTTACGTGGACCaacctgctggtggtggtggcggaGCTGAGCGGTTCCGAGCAGGAGGCTTTGGACCTGGTGCCCCTCGTCACCAACGTGGTCCTGGAGGAGCACCACCTTATCGTCGGGGTGGTGGTCATCGTGGACCCTGGGGTGATTCCCATTAACTCCAGGGGAGAGAAGCAGAGGATGCACCTGCGAGACTCCTTCCTGGCAGACCAACTGGACCCCATCTATGTGGCCTACAACATGTGA
- the LOC124063551 gene encoding transmembrane protease serine 11D — translation MEFKTLLLSVSVVCLAALISSQDSCGYRRLVGPPGASRIVGGREAPEGAWPWQVSIQILSRHHCGGTIINSLWVLTSAHCFFKYLRIHRSLFRVAAGLHVLSAPGIHAQIRSISEVKMHQDYNDNTSDNDVTLVLLSSPFNFTDYVQPICTPFNVTHEFILNFSHCFITGWGSMYYKGGLMNRLQEAVVELIDRRTCNLNSWYNGIITENMICAGLESGAADACQGDSGGPLQCYSEDEERFYLVGVTSFGDECGLPHRPGVYARTSRFAGWLKTSQAASASAAHRATTRLISALLSAALMLL, via the exons ATGGAGTTTAAGACGCTTctgttgtctgtcagtgtcGTGTGTTTGGCTGCACTGATTTCATCACAGGACA GCTGTGGGTATCGGCGCCTGGTTGGGCCCCCAGGGGCATCTCGAATAGTGGGCGGCCGGGAGGCTCCTGAGGGAGCGTGGCCCTGGCAGGTCAGCATCCAGATCCTGTCAagacaccactgtggtgggaCAATCATAAACAGCCTCTGGGTGCTCACTTCCGCACACTGCTTCTTCAAATATCT ACGAATCCACAGGAGCCTTTTCCGTGTGGCAGCAGGACTTCATGTGTTATCTGCTCCAGGAATTCACGCCCAGATCCGGTCCATCAGTGAGGTCAAAATGCACCAGGACTACAATGATAACACGTCTGACAACGATGTGACGCTTGTGCTCCTCAGCTCTCCCTTCAACTTCACTGACTATGTCCAACCTATCTGCACTCCTTTCAATGTGACTCATGAGTTCATCCTCAACTTCAGCCACTGTTTCATCACAGGATGGGGGAGCATGTATTACAAAG GTGGGCTGATGAACCGATTGCAGGAAGCTGTGGTGGAGCTCATTGACAGGAGAACATGTAACCTGAATAGTTGGTACAACGGCATCATCACTGAGAACATGATCTGTGCAGGACTGGAGAGTGGGGCTGCTGATGCCTGTCAG ggtgACAGCGGGGGCCCACTGCAGTGTTACAGCGAGGACGAGGAGAGGTTTTATCTGGTTGGAGTGACGAGCTTCGGTGACGAGTGTGGGCTTCCTCACAGGCCGGGGGTGTACGCCAGAACCAGCAGGTTTGCAGGGTGGCTGAAGACAAGTCAGGCAGCATCAGCGTCTGCTGCACACAGAGCGACAACAAGGCTGATCTCAGCTCTGCTCAGTGCTGCTCTGATGCTGCTCTGA
- the dip2ba gene encoding disco-interacting protein 2 homolog B-A isoform X2 — MADRGVDLSALPKEVRDQLAELDLELSEGDITQKGYEKKKAKLLASYIQHLPNVDLSLPDVQLSPGHSADPSPSPEAPGPSTSSASRHHRAHRSGGARDERYRSDIHTEAVQAALAKHKEEKMALPMPTKRRSAFVQSPIDTCTPPDTSSASEDEGSLRRKAAFSAVLAQSLQSPDYWINRSVQSSSTSSSASSTLSHGEPKTQPQPQLQPAASVLADVLAHTRIENSVPPDVTSSTPQERGSRVDLPPAVRGMSRGQSRSSMLDTADGVPVNSRVSTKIQQLLNTLKRPKRPPLSEFFVDDSEEIVEVPQPDPNTPKPEGRQIIPVKGEPLGVVSNWPPALQAALARWGATQAKSPALTALDITGKPLYTLTYGKLWSRSLKLAYTLLNKLGTKTEPVLQPGDRVALVYPNSDPGMFWVAFYGCLLAEVIPVPIEVPLSRQDAGSQQIGFLLGSCGVSLALTSEVCLKGLPKTPNGEIIQFKGWPRMRWVVTDTKYLTKPSKDWQPHIPTANTDTAYIEYKASKEGTVMGVAVSKISMLTHCQALTQACNYCEGETLVNVLDCKKDMGLWHGVLTSVMNRIHTITVPYAVMKACPMSWVQRVHIHKARVALVKCRDLHWAMMAHKDQKDTNLSSIRMLIVADGANPWSVSSCDAFLNVFQSHGLKPEVICPCATSPEALTVAIRRPGARGAPLPARAILSMGGLSHGVIRVNTEDKNSALTVQDVGHIMPGALMCIVKPDGPPQLCKTDEIGEIVINSRAGGTMYYGLPGVTKNTFEVIPVNQAGAPIGEIPFTRTGLLGFVGPGSLVFVVGKIEGLLMVSGRRHNADDLVATALAVEPVKTVYRGRIAVFSVTVFYDERIVIVAEQRPDASEEDSFQWMSRVLQAIDSIHQVGLYCLALVPANTLPKTPLGGIHICETKQNFLEGNLHPCNILMCPHTCVTNLPKPRQKQPVDVGPASMLVGNLVAGKRIAQAIGRELGVVEDQDLIRKHQFLSEALQWRAQTDPDHVLYVLLNAKGVAVCTATCAQLHKRAEKITATLMERGGLNTGDNVVLLYPPGVDLIAAFYGCLYAGVIPVTVRPPHPQNLAATLPTVRMIIDVSKAACILTTQPLMRILRSREAAATVNVKTWPTIIDTDDLPRKRPPHIYKPPTAEMLAYLDFSVSTTGMLTGVKMSHAAVSTLCRSIKLQCELYSSRQIAICLDPYCGLGFVLWCLSSVYSGHQSILIPPLELESSLPLWLSTLSQYKIRDTFCSYSVMELCTKGLGTQTEMLKARGLNLSCVRSCVVVAEERPRLALTQSFSKLFKDLGLSPRAVSTAFGSRVNLAICLQGTAGPDPSTVYVDMKSLRHDRVRLVERGAPQSLPLMESGTILPGVRVIIVNPETRGPLGDSHLGEIWVSSAHSASGYYTIYGEESLQADHFNTRLSFGEPQTLWARTGYLGFIKRTELLDASGDRHDALFVVGSLDETLELRGLRYHPIDIETSVSRAHRSIAESAVFTWTNLLVVVAELSGSEQEALDLVPLVTNVVLEEHHLIVGVVVIVDPGVIPINSRGEKQRMHLRDSFLADQLDPIYVAYNM; from the exons GTGACATCACGCAGAAGGGCtatgagaagaagaaagccaAGCTGCTGGCTTCCTACATCCAACATTTGCCAA ATGTGGATCTGTCTCTGCCAGATGTACAACTCTCCCCGGGCCACAGTGCCGACCCCAGCCCGAGTCCTGAGGCCCCGGGCCCCTCCACATCTTCCGCCTCCAGACACCACCGTGCACACCGCAGTGGAGGGGCCAGGGACGAGCGCTACAGATCAG ACATCCACACAGAGGCTGTACAGGCAGCACTGGCCAAACACAAGGAAGAGAAGATGGCACTGCCCATGCCAACCAAGAGACGCTCAGCCTTTGTCCAGTCTCCCATAGATACCTGCACACCTCCAG acACATCTTCTGCATCAGAGGATGAAGGCTCACTGCGTAGAAAAGCAGCTTTCAGCGCTGTGCTCGCCCAAAGCCTGCAGAGCCCTGATTACTGGATCAACCGTTCCGTCCAAAGCTCCTCCACATCCTCATCTGCTTCCTCCACCCTCTCCCATGGAGAGCCTAAGACCCAGCCACAGCCCCAGCTCCAacctgctgcttctgtgttgGCTGATGTACTAGCCCACACGCGCATAG AAAACAGTGTCCCCCCAGATGTGACATCCTCCACTCCCCAAGAGAGAGGGTCCAGGGTGGACCTGCCTCCAGCAGTCAGGGGCATGAGCCGTGGACAGAGCCGCTCCAGCATGCTGGATACAGCTGATG GCGTGCCTGTCAATAGCAGGGTGTCCACCAAGATCCAGCAGCtgttaaacacactgaaacGGCCGAAAAGACCGCCACTCAGCGAATTCTTTGTTGATGACTCTGAGGAGATAGTAGAAG TGCCCCAGCCAGACCCCAACACCCCGAAACCAGAGGGACGTCAGATCATCCCTGTGAAAGGGGAGCCCCTTGGAGTGGTCAGTAACTGGCCTCCTGCCCTGCAGGCTGCCCTGGCCCGCTGGGGAGCCACCCAGGCCAAGAGCCCAGCCCTCACTGCTCTGGATATCACTGGCAAACCCCTCTACACACTAACATATG GCAAACTATGGAGTCGCAGTCTGAAATTGGCCTATACACTGCTGAACAAACTGGGCACCAAAACAGAACCTGTCCTGCAACCTGGAGATCGG gTGGCACTGGTGTATCCAAACAGTGACCCTGGTATGTTCTGGGTGGCTTTCTATGGCTGCCTGTTAGCGGAAGTCATCCCTGTGCCCATTGAGGTACCACTGTCACGACAG GATGCAGGCAGCCAGCAGATTGGCTTCCTGTTGGGCAGCTGTGGTGTTAGTCTGGCACTGACCAGTGAGGTGTGTCTCAAAGGGCTGCCGAAGACACCAAACGGAGAGATCATCCAGTTCAAAG GATGGCCAAGGATGAGATGGGTAGTGACGGACACCAAGTACCTGACCAAACCATCCAAAGACTGGCAGCCTCACATCCCCACCGCCAACACTGACACTGCCTACATAGAG TACAAAGCAAGTAAGGAGGGGACAGTGATGGGAGTCGCCGTGTCCAAGATCTCCATGCTGACCCACTGTCAAGCTCTGACACAGGCCTGTAACTACTGTGAAG GGGAGACACTGGTCAATGTGTTGGACTGCAAGAAGGATATGGGCCTGTGGCATGGCGTCTTGACG AGTGTCATGAACAGAATCCACACCATCACAGTGCCATATGCTGTTATGAAAGCATGTCCCATGTCCTGGGTGCAGAGGGTCCACATTCACAAAG CACGTGTGGCCTTGGTGAAGTGCCGTGATCTCCACTGGGCCATGATGGCCCACAAGGACCAGAAGGACACTAACCTGTCCTCTATACGTATGCTTATTGTGGCTGATGGAGCAAACCCAT GGTCCGTGTCGTCGTGTGATGCCTTCCTGAATGTGTTTCAGTCTCATGGTCTGAAGCCTGAGGTGATCTGTCCATGTGCCACCTCTCCCGAGGCCCTGACTGTGGCCATACGCAG gccTGGTGCACGAGGAGCTCCACTACCAGCCAGAGCCATCCTGTCCATGGGCGGGCTGAGCCACGGAGTGATCAGGGTGAACACAGAGGACAAGAACTCCGCTCTCACTGTTCAGGATGTGGGCCATATCATGCCCGGAG ctctGATGTGCATCGTGAAACCAGATGGGCCTCCACAGCTGTGCAAGACAGATGAAATAGGAGAGATTGTGATCAACTCTCGGGCTGGAGGCACCATGTACTACGGCCTGCCTGGTGTCACCAAGAACACGTTCGAG GTGATCCCTGTCAACCAAGCTGGAGCACCCATAGGAGAAATTCCCTTCACTCGGACTGGTCTGCTTGGCTTTGTTGGACCA GGCAGCCTGGTGTTTGTTGTTGGGAAGATTGAGGGGCTGCTGATGGTGAGCGGGCGCCGCCACAACGCTGACGACCTGGTGGCCACCGCGCTGGCAGTGGAGCCTGTCAAAACAGTTTACAGGGGGAG GATTGCTGTGTTCTCAGTGACGGTGTTTTATGATGAGAGGATAGTGATTGTGGCAGAGCAGAGACCTGACGCCAGCGAGGAGGACAGCTTCCAGTGGATGAGTCGAGTACTGCAG GCCATTGACAGTATCCATCAGGTGGGCTTGTACTGCCTCGCACTTGTCCCAGCCAACACCCTCCCAAAGACGCCTCTTGGGGGCATACACATCTGTGAAACCAAGCAGAACTTTCTGGAGGGAAACCTACACCCTTGTAATATCCTCATGTGCCCGCACACCTGTGTAACCAATCTGCCTAAGCCACGACAGAAACAGCCGG TGGATGTCGGCCCTGCTTCTATGCTGGTTGGCAACTTGGTGGCAGGGAAACGGATCGCCCAGGCTATAGGCAGAGAGCTGGGTGTGGTAGAGGACCAGGATCTGATCCGAAAG CACCAGTTCCTGTCTGAAGCTCTGCAATGGAGAGCTCAAACAGACCCAGACCATGTCCTGTATGTGCTGCTCAACGCCAAG GGCGTGGCAGTGTGCACAGCGACGTGTGCTCAGCTGCacaagagagcagagaaaatcacAGCTACTTTAATGGAGAGAGGAGGCCTCAACACAGGAGACAATGTGGTGCTGCTTTATCCCCCag GTGTTGACCTGATTGCTGCCTTCTACGGCTGCCTCTATGCAGGTGTCATCCCTGTGACAGTGAGGCCGCCTCACCCACAGAACCTGGCTGCTACTCTCCCCACCGTCCGCATGATCATCGAC GTGAGCAAAGCAGCCTGCATCCTCACCACTCAGCCTCTCATGAGGATCCTCAGGTCCAGGGAGGCTGCTGCCACTGTCAACGTCAAGACGTGGCCCACCATCATCGATACAG ATGATCTCCCCAGAAAGCGGCCCCCACACATTTATAAGCCCCCTACAGCTGAGATGCTGGCCTATCTGGACTTCAGTGTGTCCACCACAGGCATGTTGACTGGAGTCAAG ATGTCTCATGCTGCAGTCAGTACTTTGTGCCGCTCCATTAAACTGCAGTGTGAGCTGTACTCCTCACGCCAAATAGCCATCTGCCTGGACCCATACTGTGGCCTGGGATTTGTCCTGTGGTGCCTctccag tgtttactCAGGTCACCAGTCCATCCTTATCCCCCCTCTGGAACTGGAGagctctctgcctctgtggcTGAGCACGCTCAGTCAGTACAAGATCAGAGACACCTTCTGCTCCTACTCGGTCATGGAGCTCTGCACCAAAGGCCTGGGCACCCAGACGGAGATGCTGAAG GCGCGTGGTCTGAATCTGTCGTGTGTCCGGAGCTGTGTGGTCGTCGCAGAGGAGCGTCCTCGCCTCGCTCTCACGCAGTCCTTCTCCAAACTCTTCAAAGACCTCGGCTTGTCTCCGCGCGCCGTCAGCACCGCCTTCGGCTCCAGGGTCAACCTGGCCATCTGCCTGCAG GGGACCGCTGGACCAGACCCCTCCACTGTCTATGTTGACATGAAGTCTCTGCGCCACGACAG GGTGAGGCTGGTGGAACGAGGAGCGCCGCAGAGTCTTCCACTCATGGAGTCAGGCACT ATCCTTCCGGGAGTTAGGGTCATCATAGTCAACCCAGAAACCAGAGGCCCGCTGGGAGATTCACATCTTGGGGAG atCTGGGTAAGCAGTGCTCACAGTGCCAGTGGCTACTACACCATCTATGGGGAGGAGAGCCTGCAGGCAGATCATTTCAACACCAGACTCAGCTTTGGGGAGCCCCAGACTCTGTGGGCTAGGACGGGCTACCTCGGCTTCATCAAGAGGACTGAGCTACTGGATGCAAGCGGAG ATCGTCATGATGCCTTGTTTGTGGTGGGCTCCCTCGATGAAACGTTGGAGTTGAGGGGGTTACGCTATCACCCCATTGACATCGAGACGTCTGTGTCCCGAGCCCACCGCAGCATTGCAGAAAG TGCCGTGTTTACGTGGACCaacctgctggtggtggtggcggaGCTGAGCGGTTCCGAGCAGGAGGCTTTGGACCTGGTGCCCCTCGTCACCAACGTGGTCCTGGAGGAGCACCACCTTATCGTCGGGGTGGTGGTCATCGTGGACCCTGGGGTGATTCCCATTAACTCCAGGGGAGAGAAGCAGAGGATGCACCTGCGAGACTCCTTCCTGGCAGACCAACTGGACCCCATCTATGTGGCCTACAACATGTGA